The following coding sequences lie in one Musa acuminata AAA Group cultivar baxijiao chromosome BXJ3-1, Cavendish_Baxijiao_AAA, whole genome shotgun sequence genomic window:
- the LOC135584637 gene encoding uncharacterized protein LOC135584637, whose translation MARQPSPDIDDELFNEIYGKEYTGPLQSAETTTPKGDTSKRPLSGSQSDEEDEPRDPNAVPTDFTSREAKVWEAKAKATERNWKKRKEEEMICKICRESGHFTQGCPSTLGANRKSADFFERVPARDKNVRALFSEKVINQIEKDVGCKIKMDEKFLIVSGKDRLVLTKGVDAVHKVIQDGKDRKRSPSSSNRNDSRSPDGSPKGSHLRRSESQRSHSSPRNTSRLPSRGFNQERPADNHVRQESSRMSRGSPRAYANDGGKGQTTRSKSPLRTAFGRDAYKSYDGHDHYTGMHDNNWDVARLRSDSHSECKVNFPSYPQSLEELEMEFKKELMELGKLHDQEEDDENYKHRQCVRQLREDHTKKLAIMRGMHIKQWEEFLQLDVRRRQQACQTVFNQPSLPEYDQSARNMQYVGSGLPMDSTNIYQYAGENFSAPRPHDAYSEFQHQRHEDFGNAYGRY comes from the exons ATGGCTAGACAACCGAGCCCTGATATTGACGATGAACTCTTTAATGAAATTTATGGAAAGGAATATACTGGTCCTCTGCAATCAGCTGAGACTACCACCCCAAAAGGAGATACAAGCAAGAGGCCGCTTTCTGGTAGTCAGTCTGATGAGGAAGATGAGCCTCGAGATCCTAACGCTGTACCAACCGATTTCACGAGTAGAGAGGCCAAGGTGTGGGAGGCTAAAGCCAAGGCGACTGAAAGGAactggaagaaaagaaaagaagaagagatgaTATGCAAGATTTGCAGAGAGTCGGGACATTTCACCCAG GGATGTCCATCTACTCTTGGAGCAAATCGTAAATCTGCAGATTTTTTCGAAAGAGTTCCAGCAAGAGACAAGAATGTGAGAGCCCTTTTTTCTGAGAAGGTGATAAATCAAATCGAGAAGGATGTTGGATGTAAGATAAAAATGGATGAGAAATTTCTGATTGTCAGTGGAAAAGATAGATTAGTTTTGACAAAAGGTGTAGATGCTGTGCATAAAGTGATTCAGGATGGAAAGGATAGAAAGAGAAGCCCTAGTAGTTCAAACAGAAATGACTCTAGATCACCTGATGGAAGTCCCAAGGGTTCTCATTTAAGGCGTTCTGAATCTCAGAGGTCTCATTCTAGTCCAAGAAACACGTCACGCCTCCCAAGCAGGGGCTTCAATCAGGAAAGGCCTGCTGACAATCATGTTCGTCAAGAGTCGAGTAGAATGTCTAGGGGTTCTCCACGAG CTTATGCTAATGATGGAGGAAAAGGCCAGACAACTCGTTCAAAATCTCCTCTCCGCACAGCATTTGGTCGCGATGCATATAAATCATATGATGGACACGATCATTATACTGGAATGCATGATAACAACTGGGATGTTGCAAGATTGAGATCAGATTCCCACTCTGAGTGTAAGGTTAACTTTCCTAGTTACCCCCAATCTTTGGAAGAACTTGAAATGGAATTTAAGAAGGAGTTGATGGAACTGGGAAAGTTACATGATCAAGAAGAGGATGACGAGAACTACAAGCATCGTCAG TGTGTAAGACAGCTGAGAGAGGATCACACGAAGAAGCTGGCTATTATGAGGGGTATGCACATCAAGCAGTGGGAAGAATTTCTTCAACTTGATGTCCGAAGACGGCAACAAGCAtgccaaactgtctttaaccagccATCTCTACCAGAGTATGATCAGTCTGCCAGGAATATGCAATATGTTGGGTCTGGTTTACCAATGGATTCCACAAATATATACCAATACGCTGGCGAGAACTTTTCAGCTCCAAGGCCACATGATGCATATAGTGAATTTCAGCATCAAAGGCATGAAGATTTTGGGAATGCATATGGTCGATATTAA